The nucleotide window GCGCAGATCACAGCAGCCGAAGCGCGCCAGTACGGTACGCAGCACATCGGGGTTGCGCGCATTGCGGTTCAGTTCGGCGTGCCCTTCCTTGACCTCACCGATGAGCATGTCCGCCTCCGAGCCGTCGATGCCGAGCGCAGGATCTGGCGCGAACAGCGGCTGGTCCTCTCGCCCCGGCACCAGCCGGCCGGCGCCGGGAAAGCGAAAGGCCAGCATGTCCAGATCGGTCGCCGTCTCGTAGCTGCGGCGGCCGGCAGCCTCGATCACCGGATACTCGGCCACGGTGAAGTAACCATTCAGTTGCAGATAGGCCTGTACCAGGGCAACGGCATGATCCATGGGCATGACTCCGGCTCAGCGGATCCCGTAGGCCTCGGTGGCATAGCGCCGCATCATGCGGTGGCTGTTGAAATAGCTGGCGTTCTTGGCGATGGCACCCTTCATCACGGCCACCCAGCCGGACCGGTCACCGTGATACAGCGGCAACACGACCTCATCCAGCTTGACGTAGAGGGCCTCGGCATCGCCGTCGCTCGCCGCCGGCACACTGTCACCCACCGCCCAGCCGGTCACGCCCTCGATGCAACCCTCTATCCACCAGCCGTCCAGCACGCTGAGGCTGGGCACGCCATTGAATGCCGCCTTCATGCCACTGGTCCCGGAGGCCTCCATCGGCCGCAGCGGCGTGTTGACCCACAGGTCGACGCCGGCGACCAGTGCCTGTGCCATCGCCATGTCGTAGTCCGGCAGGTAGACCACCGGCAGTGCCTCGCCCAGCTCGCGCGCCCAGGTGTGGATCCGGGCGATCAGCTGCTTGCCACCCTCGTCGCGCGGATGCGCCTTGCCGGCGAGCACGATCTGGAAGGGATGACGCCCGGCAATGGCGCGCAGGCGGCCGAGATCCGAGAACAGCAGGTCGGGACGCTTGTAGGCCGTCATGCGCCGGGCAAAGCCCAGCAGGGGCCTGCCCGGATCCAGGGTGCGGCCGGTCACGGCCTGGATGTGATCGAGCAGGGCCGTCTTCGCCTCGGCATGCGCAGCGAGAATGGCATCGTCTCCGATGCAGCAATCGACCCGCGCCAGCAGTTCCGGCTCGTGGCACCATCCGGGGATGTGCGCATCGTAGAGCCGGCGGAATGGCGCGCTGGTCCAGGTGAAGGGATGCACGCCATTGGTGATGGCGTGGACCTCGTAGCCGGGGAACATGCTGCGGGACACCTCGGCATGCCGCCGGGCCACGCCATTGACGTACTCGCTCATGTTGAGCGCCAGCCGGGTCATGTTCAGCTGGTCGCTGCCGGCCAGCCGGCGCAACAATGCCGGTTCGACCGGCTCGCCCAAGGCCTGCTGCACCAGGCCGTAGTCGAAACGGTCATGCCCGGCCTCGACCGGCGTATGGGTGGTGAAGCTCATTCGCTCGCGGGCACGGGGCAGATCGTAGGGCAGTTCGCCCGGGCGCAGATCCTCCGGCGGATAGCGGAACCGGCGCAGCAGTTCCAGCGCGATGAAGGCCGAATGGCCCTCGTTGAGATGGTAGTGGCGGATCTCGAACCCCAGCGCCTGCAGCAGGCGCACGCCACCGATGCCCAGCACCATCTCCTGCTGCAGGCGATAGGCCGCATCGCCGCCATAGAGAAAGTCGGTCAGGCAGCGGTCCTCGGGCGTGTTTTCCGCAAGATCGGTGTCGAGCAGGATCACCGGCTGGCGACCGTTCATGTGGCCTTCCAGCACATGCAGCCAGCCCCCGATCCAGACCTTGCGCCCGCCGATCTCCAGCGCCACCCGTGCATCCAGCGGCCGCGCCCACTGCGCCGGATCCCAAGGGTCCGGCGCCTCCTGCTGACGGCCCTCGCCGTCGAGCGACTGGCGAAAATAGCCCTGTCGGCTCACCAGGGTCACCCCAACCAGTGGCAGCTCCAGGTCGGCCGCGGAGCGCAGAGTGTCGCCAGCCAGCACGCCCAGGCCGCCGGCATAGGTCGGAATCTCCGCCCGAAGTGCGATCTCCATGCTGAAGTAGGCTACCCGTGGCCCGTGCACAAAGGGCTCGAGGAGATCGGCAACAGGCTCAGACATCGGGGTCTACACCTATTTCGACGATGCTGTCGGCAACGTAACGATAAGGTGGGACCACAAGATTGCTCGGCGCCGGCATCCGCTTGTAGACCCGGCCCGCGAGGTCGTAGCGCGAGCCATGGCACGGACAGAAATAGCCACCGTCCCACTCGGGCCCCAGATCTTCCGGCGCCAGGTCCGGGCGGAAGGTCGGCACGCAACCCAGGTGTGTGCAGATGCCGATGACCACCAGGTGCTCGGGATGGATGGAGCGGGTGGCATTGCGGGCGTAGGGTGGCTGCTGGGTCGCGAGTTCGGAATCGGGATCACGGAGCCGGGCCCGGTGCGCGGGCGTTTCCATTGCCGCCAGCATCTCCGGGGTGCGGCGCAATACCCACACTGGCCGGCCCCGCCACTCGACGGTGATCTGCTGCCCGGGCTCGATGCGACTGATGTCCACCGTCACCGGCGCGCCGGCGACACGTGCCTTCTCGCTTGGCCACATGGAAGCCAGGAACGGCCACAGCGCCGCCACCGTGCCGGCCCCGCCCACCACCATGGTGGTGGCCACCAGGAACCGCCTCCGATCCTTGTCTCGCGTCATGACACCCTTCCTCCATGTTGACAACGCTGACAGTCCCTCATTCTTGACCGCGTGCCGCTACCCGGTTGTGGATCGGCACCCAGATCAGGGCAAAGTACCAGCCGTAGGCATAGGCCTCGATCAGCCCCATGACAAAACTTTTCCACGACAACCACTGGAAACCCGGCAACAGCGCACGCCAGGACTGGTACATGGCCATGTCGGGAAAGGCCAGATCCCAGGCCACGCACAAGACGAAGGTAATGGCCAGGAACAGGCTGGTGGCATGACCCACCGCTGCCAGTGAAACCCGTGTACTCATGGCGCACCTCCCGGTTGCGAATCGCCCTGCGGGCCTCCGATATAACGTTGCGGGTCGTCGTCGAAGCGCTCCAGGCAACGGCGCGAACAGAAGCGGTAGAGACGCCCGGAGTACATGCGCGCATAACCCTGTCCGGCTTCGACCGTCATCCCGCAGACCGGATCGGTGCCCGCACCAAGGGTGCTGCCCGCAGCCGCGTGACCGCCATGCATGTCCAGCATCATCCAGATGCAGAGCGCGACAAGAAGGAACAGCAACAGACTTCCCATGAGGCTTCCTCCGTTCCGCTGTTCAACCCGCCGCCGCTACGGGAGACGCCCGGTACAGGTCATCCCGTCGCAGCGGCAACTCCAGGGTATCGTGCACCCGTCCACCCAGAATCTGATAGACGTTGATGCTGCCCTCGTAGAAATAATGGGCACAACCCGCCATGTACAGCCGCCACAGCCGCCAGGTCCGCCGATCGGCGCAGGCCGCGGCTGCCTTCTGGCTGGCCTCGAGGCGGGATACCCAGTGGCGCAGGGTCAGGGCGTAATGGCGCCGCAGGCTCTCGACATCGGCGATCTCGAAACCAGCCTGTTCCATGGCCTGGACAACCTGCCCGAACCGTGCCAGCTCGCCATCGGGAAAGATGTAGCGATTCATGAACCGGGTCAGCGGCGTGTCCCGCCAGCCATGCTCGCTGGTGATCCCGTGATTGAGAAACAGGCCGCCCGGGCGCAGCAGCCGATGCACCGTTTCGAAGTAGCGCGGGAAATTGGCCACTCCGATGTGTTCGAACATGCCGACACTGACAATGCGGTCATATACCGCACTGCCCTCGAGTTCACGATAGTCGCGCAATTCGATCCGGACCTGCCCCTCCAGGCCTTCGGTCCGCACACGCTCCCGGGCCCAGTGATACTGCTCTTCACTGAGGGTAATCCCATGCACCTTTGCGCCATGGCGCCGCGCCGCCCAGCAGGCGAGCGCACCCCAGCCGCAGCCGATGTCGAGCAGGTGCTGCCCTCGTCGCAGCCGCAGCTTGCGGCAGATATACTCCAGCTTGTCGCGCTGGGCCTCCTCCAGGGACTGGTCCGGGTCACGAAAATAGGCGCAGGAGTACACCCGCTCGGCATCCAGCCATAGGCCATAGAAGTCGTTGCCGACATCGTAATGGCGGGCGATGGCGGAAGAGGAATTGGGTTCCGGCCCGGCGCCCCGGCCAGCCCCAGCAGCGGTACCGCTGCGCGGCAGGCGCCAGGCCCGGCCCGCCAGGCGCAGCCGGTTGGCCAACGGCAATGACAGCGTTTCGAAGTGACCGGCCAGAGTGAACAGGGATTCCAGATCACCTTCCACCTCCACCCGCTCGGCCAGATAGGCCTCGGCGAGCTGCAGCAGGTCGCGCACGAGGATCAGATCGCGCAACACTCCGGGATCGCGCAGCAGGATCCGGCAACGCGCATTGGCCGGTCCGGCGACCTGCTGTCCATCCCAAAGCGCCACTGAAACCGGTGCTCGGCTGCCTGCCAGCAGCTGCGTCACAATATACTTGCCCAGGCGCAAATCCTTCTGCTTGTGCGCCCGCCCGAATGCCGGCTCTTCCGCAATCCCGCTCATATCCCCTCCTCACGCCTCACGCCTCACGCCCACAGTCTGGAACCTACGCCCAGCACCCAGGTCAAGACATCGAACATCACGAGGGGGCAATGGCCTGTTCGTCTTCCGACTCGATCAGATGGCACACCTGATCACCGTCCGGAACGCCGTCCGGCAGGTGCTGCCAGCGTTCCAGTGCACGTTCCATGCGCGTCTGCAGCGCGACCAGCTCATTCAGCACCTGTCGATTCTGCGCCACCCGCCGCTCGAGAATGCGGCGAACCCGCGGGCAGGGCGAGCGCCCTGAGTCGGCGTCCTGCAGGATCTCCGCGATCTCCTTCAGGCTGAACCCCAGCCGCTGGACCCGACGAAGGAAACGAATCCGCTTGGCATCACGCGGTCGGTAGCGACGATAGCCGTTGGCAGGATCGCGAGCCGGCTGCAACAGACCACGACGGGTGTAGTGACGCACCGCGTGCACGGTGGTCTCCGCGGCACGCGCCAGCTGTGCGACGGTCAGCCCCTGATTTCCGTTCCCCGAAGCCATTCCGCCATCACCAGCGGTCACTGATGCAACATGCGGGCTACAGTCGCACGCGCCGCAGCCGCAGGGCATTGGCGATCACCGACACCGAACTGAAGCTCATGGCAGCGGCGGCGATGATCGGTGACAGCAGCAAACCGAATGCGGGATACAGCACGCCGGCGGCGACAGGCACGCCCAGCGAGTTGTAGATGAAGGCGAAGAACAGATTCTGGCGTATATTGCGCATGACCGCGCGACTGAGCCGGCGCGCCCGCACGATGCCGCGCAGGTCCCCCTTGACCAGGGTCACGCCGGCGCTCTCCATGGCAATATCGGTGCCCGTGCCCATGGCGATGCCGACATGGGCCTGGGCCAGCGCCGGGGCGTCGTTGATGCCGTCGCCGGCCATGGCCACCATGCGGCCCTCGGCCTGCAGTTTCTTGACCACTTCCACCTTCTGTTCGGGCAGCACCTCGGCCTCGACGCGATCGATGTTCAGCTTCCGTGCGACGGCCTCGGCGGTGGTCCGGCTGTCCCCCGTGAGCATGACGATCTCCAGCCCTTCCCGGTGGAGATCGGCGATGGCCTCGGGCGTGGTGGGCTTGATGGGGTCGGCGACGCCCAGCAGGCCGGCGGCACGGTCGTCGATGGCGACAAACATCACCGTTTGACCCTCGCCCCGCAACCGTTCTGCAACCGCCGGCAGATCACCGAAGTCGATACCCAGATCGGCCATCAGCCGCGCATTGCCCAGTGCCACCCGCCTGTCCCCGACGGTTCCGTTGACACCCTTGCCCGTGATGGCCTCGAATTCATTCGGCGACGAGAGTTCCAGCGCACGCGCCTCGGCCCCGCGAACGATCGCCGCCGCCAATGGATGCTCGCTGCCTCGCTCCAGGCTGGCTGCCAGGCGCACCAGCGCCTGTTCCTCGAAACCCTCGGCGGGCGTCACGCTGACCAGTTCCGGATGCCCTTCGGTCAGGGTCCCGGTCTTGTCCACCACCAGCACATCGACCTTGCGCATGATCTCGAGCGCGGTGGCATCCTTGAACAGCACGCCCATGGTCGCGCCCTTGCCGGTACCGACCATGATGGACATAGGCGTCGCCAGGCCCAGAGCGCAGGGACAGGCAATAATGAGTACGGCGACGGAATTGACGATGGCGTGGGCGAGTCTGGGCTCGGGCCCGATGCTGAACCAGGCCACGAAGGCCACGATTGCGATCAGCACCACGGCCGGCACGAACCAGGCCGAGACCTGATCGGCCAGCTTCTGGATGGGCGCGCGCGAGCGCTGTGCCTCGCTCACCATGCGCACGATCTGCGACAGCAGGGTATCGGCACCCACCTTCTCGGCACGCATGAGCAGGCTGCCATTGCCGTTGATGGTGGCGCCGATGACGGTATCGCCCGGCTGCTTCTTCACCGGCAGGGGCTCACCGGTGACCATCGACTCGTCGACGGTGCTGCTGCCCTCGAGCACGGTGCCGTCCACCGGAATCTTTTCTCCGGGACGCACCCGGAGGCGGTCGCCGACCTGGACCTTGTCCAGTGGCATGTCCTCTTCGCGGCCATCCTCGCGGACGATACGGGCGGTACTGGGCGCCAGCCCCAGCAGCATCTGGATAGCGGCGCTGGTTCGCGATCGTGCCCTCAACTCCAGCACCTGCCCCAGCAGCACTAGGGCCGTGATCACGGCGGCCGCTTCGAAGTACACCGAGACGGTCCCGTCATCATGTCGCATGCTGGGCGGGAACAGTTGCGGCGCGATCAGGGCCACCACGCTGTAGGTCCAGGCGACCGCCACGCCGAGGCCGATCAGGGTGAACATGTTCAGGTTCCAGGTCACCACGGACTGCCAGCCACGGACGAAGAAGGGCCAGCCACCCCAGAGCACCACAGG belongs to Thiohalobacter sp. and includes:
- the glgP gene encoding alpha-glucan family phosphorylase → MSEPVADLLEPFVHGPRVAYFSMEIALRAEIPTYAGGLGVLAGDTLRSAADLELPLVGVTLVSRQGYFRQSLDGEGRQQEAPDPWDPAQWARPLDARVALEIGGRKVWIGGWLHVLEGHMNGRQPVILLDTDLAENTPEDRCLTDFLYGGDAAYRLQQEMVLGIGGVRLLQALGFEIRHYHLNEGHSAFIALELLRRFRYPPEDLRPGELPYDLPRARERMSFTTHTPVEAGHDRFDYGLVQQALGEPVEPALLRRLAGSDQLNMTRLALNMSEYVNGVARRHAEVSRSMFPGYEVHAITNGVHPFTWTSAPFRRLYDAHIPGWCHEPELLARVDCCIGDDAILAAHAEAKTALLDHIQAVTGRTLDPGRPLLGFARRMTAYKRPDLLFSDLGRLRAIAGRHPFQIVLAGKAHPRDEGGKQLIARIHTWARELGEALPVVYLPDYDMAMAQALVAGVDLWVNTPLRPMEASGTSGMKAAFNGVPSLSVLDGWWIEGCIEGVTGWAVGDSVPAASDGDAEALYVKLDEVVLPLYHGDRSGWVAVMKGAIAKNASYFNSHRMMRRYATEAYGIR
- a CDS encoding MerR family transcriptional regulator; the protein is MASGNGNQGLTVAQLARAAETTVHAVRHYTRRGLLQPARDPANGYRRYRPRDAKRIRFLRRVQRLGFSLKEIAEILQDADSGRSPCPRVRRILERRVAQNRQVLNELVALQTRMERALERWQHLPDGVPDGDQVCHLIESEDEQAIAPS
- a CDS encoding DUF5676 family membrane protein → MSTRVSLAAVGHATSLFLAITFVLCVAWDLAFPDMAMYQSWRALLPGFQWLSWKSFVMGLIEAYAYGWYFALIWVPIHNRVAARGQE
- a CDS encoding YHS domain-containing protein, with protein sequence MGSLLLFLLVALCIWMMLDMHGGHAAAGSTLGAGTDPVCGMTVEAGQGYARMYSGRLYRFCSRRCLERFDDDPQRYIGGPQGDSQPGGAP
- the petA gene encoding ubiquinol-cytochrome c reductase iron-sulfur subunit, with the protein product MTRDKDRRRFLVATTMVVGGAGTVAALWPFLASMWPSEKARVAGAPVTVDISRIEPGQQITVEWRGRPVWVLRRTPEMLAAMETPAHRARLRDPDSELATQQPPYARNATRSIHPEHLVVIGICTHLGCVPTFRPDLAPEDLGPEWDGGYFCPCHGSRYDLAGRVYKRMPAPSNLVVPPYRYVADSIVEIGVDPDV
- a CDS encoding heavy metal translocating P-type ATPase, which produces MAKDPVCGMQVADDSPWRAEHAGRNYLFCSESCLEKFNSNPGIYAGPPWQDPVCGMEVGEESPWKLDHSGVTFHFCSESCQHKFSEDPERYLPKSGGAGHATGRPSVGASSTDGETDSERAPCEGDVCGIDVETIYTCPMHPEVRQKGPGTCPKCGMALEPETAPQPAVKTEYVCPMHPEVVQDHPGNCPKCGMALEPRTVTAEVEENPELIDMTRRFWVGAVLALPVFVLAMVADLAPQWLPSGLSMKTVQWIEFALATPVVLWGGWPFFVRGWQSVVTWNLNMFTLIGLGVAVAWTYSVVALIAPQLFPPSMRHDDGTVSVYFEAAAVITALVLLGQVLELRARSRTSAAIQMLLGLAPSTARIVREDGREEDMPLDKVQVGDRLRVRPGEKIPVDGTVLEGSSTVDESMVTGEPLPVKKQPGDTVIGATINGNGSLLMRAEKVGADTLLSQIVRMVSEAQRSRAPIQKLADQVSAWFVPAVVLIAIVAFVAWFSIGPEPRLAHAIVNSVAVLIIACPCALGLATPMSIMVGTGKGATMGVLFKDATALEIMRKVDVLVVDKTGTLTEGHPELVSVTPAEGFEEQALVRLAASLERGSEHPLAAAIVRGAEARALELSSPNEFEAITGKGVNGTVGDRRVALGNARLMADLGIDFGDLPAVAERLRGEGQTVMFVAIDDRAAGLLGVADPIKPTTPEAIADLHREGLEIVMLTGDSRTTAEAVARKLNIDRVEAEVLPEQKVEVVKKLQAEGRMVAMAGDGINDAPALAQAHVGIAMGTGTDIAMESAGVTLVKGDLRGIVRARRLSRAVMRNIRQNLFFAFIYNSLGVPVAAGVLYPAFGLLLSPIIAAAAMSFSSVSVIANALRLRRVRL
- a CDS encoding SAM-dependent methyltransferase; this encodes MSGIAEEPAFGRAHKQKDLRLGKYIVTQLLAGSRAPVSVALWDGQQVAGPANARCRILLRDPGVLRDLILVRDLLQLAEAYLAERVEVEGDLESLFTLAGHFETLSLPLANRLRLAGRAWRLPRSGTAAGAGRGAGPEPNSSSAIARHYDVGNDFYGLWLDAERVYSCAYFRDPDQSLEEAQRDKLEYICRKLRLRRGQHLLDIGCGWGALACWAARRHGAKVHGITLSEEQYHWARERVRTEGLEGQVRIELRDYRELEGSAVYDRIVSVGMFEHIGVANFPRYFETVHRLLRPGGLFLNHGITSEHGWRDTPLTRFMNRYIFPDGELARFGQVVQAMEQAGFEIADVESLRRHYALTLRHWVSRLEASQKAAAACADRRTWRLWRLYMAGCAHYFYEGSINVYQILGGRVHDTLELPLRRDDLYRASPVAAAG